A single Anopheles funestus chromosome 2RL, idAnoFuneDA-416_04, whole genome shotgun sequence DNA region contains:
- the LOC125774663 gene encoding YY1-associated factor 2 isoform X2, producing the protein MDKSKSPVRRAKRQSKVVEENFWDCSVCTYRNTAEAFKCLMCDVRKGTSTRKPRLNSALAAQQAATQAFPGASGGSQAGSNVKSPGGTKTPRSKGKRSKHPARLKNIDRSSGQTREVTVNSVTVVITEYKPKPSVSRHDSSESFSESNDSRS; encoded by the exons ATGGATAAAAGCAAATCACCTGTACGTCGTGCTAAACGTCAATCTAAAgtggtggaagaaaatttCTGGGACTGCAGCGTCTGTACTTATCGCAACACTGCTGAAGCTTTCAAGTGTTTAATGTGCGACGTGAGAAAAG GAACATCCACGCGAAAGCCGCGACTAAATTCTGCACTAGCGGCACAACAGGCAGCCACGCAAGCCTTTCCCGGTGCGTCCGGTGGGTCACAGGCCGGTTCGAACGTGAAATCTCCCGGCGGCACAAAAACACCTCGGAGCAAAGGGAAGCGTTCAAAGCATCCGGCgcgattaaaaaatattgatcgCTCCAGCGGACAGACTCGTGAAGTGACCGTTAATTCGGTTACGGTGGTCATTACCGAGTATAAACCAAAGCCCTCCGTTAGTCGGCATGATTCGAGTGAAAGTTTTAGTGAGAGCAATGATTCTAGAAGTTAA
- the LOC125774663 gene encoding YY1-associated factor 2 isoform X1: MDKSKSPVRRAKRQSKVVEENFWDCSVCTYRNTAEAFKCLMCDVRKVYSVPGTSTRKPRLNSALAAQQAATQAFPGASGGSQAGSNVKSPGGTKTPRSKGKRSKHPARLKNIDRSSGQTREVTVNSVTVVITEYKPKPSVSRHDSSESFSESNDSRS, from the exons ATGGATAAAAGCAAATCACCTGTACGTCGTGCTAAACGTCAATCTAAAgtggtggaagaaaatttCTGGGACTGCAGCGTCTGTACTTATCGCAACACTGCTGAAGCTTTCAAGTGTTTAATGTGCGACGTGAGAAAAG tTTACTCCGTTCCAGGAACATCCACGCGAAAGCCGCGACTAAATTCTGCACTAGCGGCACAACAGGCAGCCACGCAAGCCTTTCCCGGTGCGTCCGGTGGGTCACAGGCCGGTTCGAACGTGAAATCTCCCGGCGGCACAAAAACACCTCGGAGCAAAGGGAAGCGTTCAAAGCATCCGGCgcgattaaaaaatattgatcgCTCCAGCGGACAGACTCGTGAAGTGACCGTTAATTCGGTTACGGTGGTCATTACCGAGTATAAACCAAAGCCCTCCGTTAGTCGGCATGATTCGAGTGAAAGTTTTAGTGAGAGCAATGATTCTAGAAGTTAA